The Brassica oleracea var. oleracea cultivar TO1000 chromosome C6, BOL, whole genome shotgun sequence genomic interval GTCAATCGAGGAGTCGAAAGTGTCACCTTGAACTAAAAACCTATGATCGCTAACTGGAAAGACCTTAAATGTTTTACCCTTCTCAATCCTTCTGTCAAACTTCTTCTCCACAGCAATGGTCAGTGGCTTCGAATGCTTAGAACTTAAAGTTCTACGTTTGAAAAACCATCGAGTCATCATTTCCCTAATGCTGTCCAATAAAAGTATCACTGGAAACTCTCTAGGAGTACGCAAAGCAGAATTTATCGACTCCGCAGGGTTAGTAGTCCTAATATCATATATGTAACCCGGAAACTGACAACAAGCCAACTTCCTCACTTCGGCATCTATGAGATACTTTCCAATTTGAGGAGTAATAGCGAAAATAGAAGTGACCACCTTACGAAAATCAGCAGCTCGATAAGCTTTAAAAGCCTTTGCAACCAAACCAGCTATACCTTTCCCGCTGAAATATGTTACAACATTATTCAGCAAGTGGTGAATGCAGATTCCATGATGATCTTGCGGGTACACTCTTGCAATAGCTTTAGCAATTGAGGAATTCCAGCAGATACAAAAGCTAAGCTATGGTCGTCAGCAATGACCACATTAAGTTGTCTCATAAACCAGTTCCACGCGAGGTCATTCTCTGAGTCGACAACTCCAAAGGCAATAGGATATAAACTCGAGTTTCCATCTAATGCAGTAGCAACTAGTAATACTCCTTTGTATTTTCTCTTCAAAAACGTCTCATCCACCATAATAACTTTTCGAATTGCAGCATAGAAACCGTGAATACTCTGACGAAACGAGATGAAGAGGAATATGAATCTCCCTTTTGTATCCCTTTCATAAAATGTGTGTGGGCCTGGATTAGTTTCCTTCATCATGTGCAAGTATTGAGAATTTTTTCATAACGAAATTTAGAAATACCCGAATGAGACTGAAATCTTTGACTTCAAAAACCTGAATCTCAAATAGATCCGAACTGAACTCGAATAGGTACCCGAACGCCACCCCTAATCGGATTAATCAAAATCAGAATTCAACCTTATTTTAATGCGATTTATACTGATATTTTTAATTTAATAATAACTCGGCATGAAAAACACAAGAAGAAAACAAGGAAATAAGTGAGTGGTTGGTTTTTATTGTAGGGAAAAAATGTTTAGAAAAATCATGGGCTTATTGGCGAGATAGCCATATATAAATGTCAAATTAAGTAAGTAGCCATGATTTTGACATAATTAAATGCCAGGTTTTTCGCACCCAATCTAACCGGTTATACCCTTTCCAGAAACAAGTTTCCAGTTGCATTGTCTAAAGTAAATGACTTGGTTGCTTTTTTGTGACTTATTAACAATCACAGAACTGTACTGAAGGCGTACATCAGAAATGAACTTTTTACGTACCAAGATATATGTGTTGTAAGTACTCAGTGCTTCTCAAATAATAACCTCTGGAAACATGGTTATAACAGAGTAATCCATTTTATTTTATATAGAAATGAACTTTTTATATTTTAAACATTACAATGATGAAGAACAATAGCGCATTCGGTACAGATCATGCAATTTCATCTCAAGTAGAATAGTTTGTCAATCGATTCCATCTCAAATAGAATAGTTTGAACATATAATTTTTCATATTCTATTTCAAATAGATTATGCATAAAAGATCTCACACAGACAAATTGTATTGACTAAACCCTAAACCCAAATATAATCTATAAACCCAAATAGAATGGAACAAAATAAATAACACAATACATATTGGTAAAATTATAAAATGTATATAATTGCATGGAAAGAAGTTAATGATGACCCTAACCATACCATCTCACCTTTTAAATACTAAATCCTAAACTCTAATCACTAACCCCTAACCCAAATATGAACCCTAAACCCACATATCAAAATCTAAAAAATACATAATATTATATATGTAATATAAAATTATACAATGTAGATCATAGTATGTTTTTTTACAGATTCAAAAACATGTAGCCATAGTGAGAACTTAAGAAAATTACAAACTATATTTATAAACAAAATATATCACTTTTTAGTAACCGTCAAATAGAATGGAAAATGATAAAATAGTATAGTAACAAAATATATCATATTACAAAATATGAAAATACATATTGTTTTAC includes:
- the LOC106297617 gene encoding uncharacterized protein LOC106297617, translating into MVDETFLKRKYKGVLLVATALDGNSSLYPIAFGVVDSENDLAWNWFMRQLNVVIADDHSLAFVSAGIPQLLKLLQDGKGIAGLVAKAFKAYRAADFRKVVTSIFAITPQIGKYLIDAEVRKLACCQFPGYIYDIRTTNPAESINSALRTPREFPVILLLDSIREMMTRWFFKRRTLSSKHSKPLTIAVEKKFDRRIEKGKTFKVFPVSDHRFLVQGDTFDSSIDLVHHKSRLQCLKPHTLPDDMYTTASWRSTYEESINPISVPEDAWKVPSHVEKS